The following coding sequences are from one Dermacentor silvarum isolate Dsil-2018 chromosome 4, BIME_Dsil_1.4, whole genome shotgun sequence window:
- the LOC119449840 gene encoding probable ATP-dependent RNA helicase DDX52 isoform X2, which yields MNTNDFFKKLCVGVNFNVNKFRSDAERFKLAKKQPEDAAVSAHLDGAHSQSASAGVKRKIDGDKALDQQLHVPKPSKRQRIRAKGTDVPALLETFEELATRYKISRVLLRNVKDLGYEAPTPVQRQAIPAMLERRELLCCAPTGSGKTAAFLIPIIAQLQKPSPVAKGKKDGNDQQKGGFRAVILAPTRELARQTYRECLQLIRDTGLHVYLLSSLSSARSRLPKAQRKLDILVCTPNRLLCLTDSGVVTLNRVEWLILDESDKLFENAGGARGFREQLAKVCQACSASPLMRRALFSATATDQVEAWCRLHLDAFLSLTVGIRNAAADLVDQKLQFVGSESGKLLAIRGLVKEGQLQPPVLVFVQSKQRAKELFAELVYDGINVDVIHAERTQAQRDRVVRAFRSGQVWVLICTEVLARGLDFQGVGLVINYDVPPSVVSYVHRIGRTGRAGHPGKAITFFTEDDVIEGRLKSIVHLLREAGQPLPDYLLGSNPKQRVRHQMVAEREPISTIPPDFKKKTRRAKKASSANTS from the exons CCAGTGCTGGTGTCAAGCGGAAGATTGATGGTGACAAAGCTTTGGATCAGCAGTTGCATGTG CCCAAGCCTAGCAAGAGGCAACGCATTCGAGCAAAAGGCACGGACGTCCCAGCATTGCTCGAGACCTTTGAGGAACTGGCCACCCGCTACAAGATCTCTCGGGTACTGCTTCGCAATGTTAAAGACTTGGGCTATGAAGCACCAACGCCTGTTCAGCGCCAAGCCATTCCTGCCATGCTTGAG CGGAGGGAGTTGCTGTGCTGTGCACCAACTGGTTCAGGAAAGACTGCTGCATTCCTCATCCCCATTATTGCACAGCTTCAG AAACCGTCACCAGTTGCCAAGGGCAAAAAGGACGGCAATGATCAACAGAAGGGCGGCTTTCGGGCAGTGATCCTGGCACCAACACGTGAGCTGGCACGACAGACCTACCGTGAATGTCTGCAGCTCATTCGTGACACGGGACTTCACGTCTATCTTCTCAGCAGCCTCTCATCCGCCCGGTCACGTCTCCCTAAAGCTCAACGGAAGTTGG ATATCTTGGTATGCACACCAAATCGGCTACTTTGCCTGACGGACAGCGGAGTTGTCACTCTTAACAG GGTGGAGTGGCTAATCCTGGACGAGTCGGACAAGCTGTTTGAAAATGCGGGCGGCGCAAGAGGCTTTCGCGAGCAGCTTGCCAAGGTCTGCCAAGCATGCAGCGCAAGCCCACTGATGCGTCGAGCCTTGTTCAGTGCCACAGCTACGGACCAAGTGGAGGCCTGGTGCAGACTTCACCTCGACGCTTTCCTTTCGCTCACTGTAGGCATCCG GAATGCAGCTGCAGACCTCGTGGACCAAAAACTGCAGTTTGTGGGCAGCGAGTCTGGAAAACTTCTTGCTATTCGTGGACTTGTCAAGGAG GGCCAGCTGCAGCCGCCCGTGCTGGTCTTTGTACAGAGCAAGCAGCGGGCCAAGGAACTCTTCGCAGAGCTCGTCTATGACGGCATCAATGTGGATGTGATCCACGCTGAACGAACGCAGGCGCAGCGCGATCGTGTTGTGCGGGCTTTCCGCTCTGGTCAGGTCTGGGTGCTCATCTGCACTGAGGTCTTGGCACGTGGTCTGGACTTCCAAGGCGTGGGTCTCGTCATCAACTATGACGTGCCGCCGTCGGTCGTATCATATGTTCACCGCATTG GTCGAACGGGCCGTGCCGGTCACCCAGGCAAGGCAATCACATTCTTCACGGAAGATGATGTAATAGAGGGCCGCTTGAAGAGCATTGTGCATCTCCTTCGTGAAGCTGGACAGCCTTTGCCAGATTACCTCCTCGGAAGCAATCCAAA GCAACGAGTGAGGCACCAAATGGTTGCTGAACGCGAGCCTATCTCAACCATCCCACCAGACTTCAAGAAGAAGACGCGTCGTGCAAAAAAGGCCTCAAGCGCAAACACATCTTGA